Proteins encoded in a region of the Syntrophorhabdaceae bacterium genome:
- a CDS encoding LON peptidase substrate-binding domain-containing protein — MTEIETIDIPNLIPLLPVRDMVMYPSVILPLFVGRDMSINAVEKSLSKDRLILVAAQKDLTDEDPLPGRIYSVGVVSQIMRMLRLPDGRVKVLIQGLKKARILEYAQETPTFLVKIETINEP; from the coding sequence ATGACGGAAATTGAAACAATTGACATACCTAACCTGATCCCGCTCCTTCCTGTCCGGGATATGGTTATGTATCCGTCCGTTATCCTCCCGCTCTTTGTCGGGCGGGATATGTCGATAAATGCGGTAGAGAAGTCGCTGTCAAAGGACAGGCTGATCCTCGTCGCTGCTCAAAAGGATTTGACGGATGAAGACCCTCTCCCCGGCAGGATATACTCTGTAGGCGTCGTATCCCAGATCATGAGGATGCTGAGGCTGCCTGACGGCAGGGTAAAGGTGCTGATCCAGGGATTGAAAAAGGCACGCATACTGGAATATGCCCAGGAGACCCCGACCTTCCTGGTCAAAATAGAAACCATCAACGAACC
- the lon gene encoding endopeptidase La encodes YDLDKVKERILEFLSVMKLKKGEMKGPILCFVGPPGVGKTSLGKSIARALGRKFSRISLGGMKDEAEIRGHRRTYVGSMPGRIIQSIKQAGTNNPVFMMDEIDKIGNDFRGDPASALLEVLDPEQNNSFSDHYLNVPFDLSRVMFITTANRVDTIPAALKDRMETIYISGYTDREKLKIVKQYLIPKQLKENGLNGRMLGFADHALLKIIQEYTREAGLRNLEREIAAIGRKIARKIAGGDKEKATITVRNLQSYLGPSKFLPETMHEEDVIGVASGLAWTEFGGDVLYVEASCRKGKKELTLTGSMGDVMKESVQAALTYIKSKADTLDIAKDTFDDLEMHVHVPQGAIPKDGPSAGITMGVAMISAITKRPVDRKIAMTGEITLTGRVLPIGGLKEKTLAALRNQMDEIIIPGENTHELAEIPGYVKKRMKFHSVRNMDEVIAIIFGKKPNKRRKG; translated from the coding sequence TATGACCTTGACAAGGTGAAAGAAAGGATCCTTGAGTTTTTAAGTGTTATGAAGCTCAAAAAGGGAGAGATGAAAGGCCCTATCCTCTGCTTTGTCGGTCCTCCCGGTGTCGGCAAGACCTCGCTGGGGAAATCGATAGCCCGTGCCCTGGGGAGGAAGTTTTCACGGATCTCCCTCGGCGGCATGAAGGATGAGGCCGAGATCAGGGGACACAGGAGAACCTATGTCGGTTCCATGCCTGGCAGGATCATTCAGAGCATAAAGCAGGCCGGAACGAACAACCCGGTCTTCATGATGGACGAGATAGACAAGATAGGGAACGATTTCCGGGGCGATCCGGCAAGCGCGCTGCTGGAGGTCCTCGATCCCGAGCAGAATAATTCATTCAGCGATCACTATCTGAACGTTCCCTTTGATCTCTCAAGGGTTATGTTCATTACAACGGCAAACCGGGTAGATACGATCCCCGCAGCATTAAAAGACAGGATGGAGACGATCTATATATCGGGTTACACCGACCGGGAGAAGCTCAAGATAGTGAAGCAATACCTTATCCCCAAGCAGTTAAAAGAAAATGGTCTCAATGGGAGGATGCTGGGATTTGCAGACCACGCCCTCTTAAAAATAATACAGGAATATACACGGGAAGCGGGATTAAGGAACCTCGAAAGAGAGATTGCTGCCATAGGAAGAAAGATCGCGCGGAAGATCGCGGGAGGGGATAAAGAAAAGGCGACGATTACGGTGAGGAACCTCCAGTCATACCTTGGACCTTCCAAGTTCCTGCCGGAAACGATGCATGAAGAAGATGTCATAGGGGTGGCGAGTGGCCTTGCATGGACAGAATTCGGCGGCGATGTACTCTATGTCGAGGCTTCGTGCAGAAAGGGCAAAAAGGAACTTACCCTCACAGGCAGCATGGGTGATGTGATGAAGGAGTCTGTCCAGGCGGCGCTGACATATATAAAATCGAAGGCAGATACCCTGGATATTGCAAAAGATACCTTCGACGACCTTGAGATGCACGTCCATGTCCCCCAGGGCGCTATCCCGAAGGATGGTCCTTCAGCAGGGATCACCATGGGCGTGGCCATGATAAGCGCTATTACAAAAAGGCCTGTTGACCGCAAGATTGCCATGACAGGGGAAATAACCCTGACGGGCCGGGTGCTCCCTATCGGCGGCCTCAAGGAAAAGACCCTTGCAGCCTTGAGGAACCAGATGGATGAGATTATTATCCCCGGGGAAAACACCCACGAACTCGCCGAGATCCCGGGATATGTGAAGAAAAGGATGAAATTCCACTCAGTGAGGAACATGGACGAGGTAATAGCAATAATTTTCGGCAAGAAACCGAATAAACGCCGCAAGGGGTAA